In the Breoghania sp. genome, TGACGGCCTGTCAGGAAATCGATCGCGTTCAGGACCTCAACCGCGTTACCCGCCGCACTTGCCAACGGCTCGTTCATGTCGGTGAGAAGAGCGGTCGTCTTCAACCCCGCCCCATTTGCCACATCGACAAGGCTTTGCGCCAGCGCACGGGCCTCCTCCAGTGAGGCCATGAAAGCGCCCGTGCCCCATTTCACATCCAGCACCAGCCCTTGCAGTCCTGCGGCAAGCTTCTTGGACAGGATGGAAGCGGTGATCAGATCGATGCTCTCCACCGTGCCGGTGACATCGCGGATGGCGTAGAGGCGCTTGTCGGCAGGTGCAAGATCCGCCGTCTGGCCGATGATGGCGCAGCCCACATCCGCCACGACCTTGCGAAACAGCTTGTTGTCGGGCTGCGTGGTATAGCCGGGGATGGTATCGAGCTTGTCGAGCGTTCCGCCGGTGTGGCCAAGGCCACGCCCCGAAATCATCGGCACAGCCGCACCGCAAGCGGCAAGCGCAGGCGCCAGCATCAGCGAGACATTATCCCCCACGCCGCCGGTGGAATGCTTGTCGAGGACGGGACGGTCAATTTCCGACCAGTCGAGAACCGTGCCGGAATCACGCATGGCGAGGGTCAGCGCCACACGTTCGTCCACGTTGAGCCCACGAAAGAAGATCGCCATGGCGAGCGCGGAGGCCTGTTCGTCGGCGACAGTCCCATC is a window encoding:
- the deoA gene encoding thymidine phosphorylase — protein: MLAQEIIRRKRDGKTLSAEEIAGFIAGLTDGTVADEQASALAMAIFFRGLNVDERVALTLAMRDSGTVLDWSEIDRPVLDKHSTGGVGDNVSLMLAPALAACGAAVPMISGRGLGHTGGTLDKLDTIPGYTTQPDNKLFRKVVADVGCAIIGQTADLAPADKRLYAIRDVTGTVESIDLITASILSKKLAAGLQGLVLDVKWGTGAFMASLEEARALAQSLVDVANGAGLKTTALLTDMNEPLASAAGNAVEVLNAIDFLTGRHIDNRLFDATVALGGEVLATGGLAEDAHEGETRMREAFESGRAAEIFGKMVTELGGPRDLLEKAEAYLPKAPVTRQILAEREGLVTRIDTRAVGVAVIELGGGRRRAEDDIDPRVGFTQLAGVGMAVGPDDEPLAVVHAADEDAADRAAHAIRAAYRIGGEMADHDVIAERIAP